In Blautia sp. SC05B48, a single genomic region encodes these proteins:
- a CDS encoding ROK family transcriptional regulator translates to MAGKAEKKNNTRSRIITYVMNNRSTSKVELSKNLNMSMPTVLSNVNELMESGVLVETGEYASTGGRKAKSIGINPSYRYAAGIMITANHVGMVLVNMRSEVEKTERVRMKFSPETSYCLELSSLVKDFLGDMEAPEKLLGIGISIPGIISREQHLVVKSHALKIENYSLSFLEQAFSCPVYFENDANAAMLAEDLHLYQDAIYLSLNNTLGGAFCIDGKLFAGQNQKAGEFGHMILVPGGRPCYCGKKGCADAYCASSALTGERYESLEQFMDSLSAGEADASEKWGEYLDHLAVLISNLRMAYDMDIILGGEVGGYLPDHMLPLGEKVMEYNGFDRDTRYLKNCSYRKEASAVGAAKHFFHELIKNI, encoded by the coding sequence ATGGCAGGAAAAGCAGAGAAAAAAAACAATACAAGATCCAGGATCATCACCTATGTGATGAATAACCGGAGCACCTCAAAGGTGGAGCTTTCCAAAAACCTGAATATGAGTATGCCGACTGTGCTGTCCAACGTAAATGAACTGATGGAGAGCGGTGTTCTTGTAGAGACCGGGGAGTATGCATCCACAGGAGGCAGAAAGGCGAAAAGTATCGGCATTAATCCTTCTTACCGTTATGCAGCAGGAATTATGATCACGGCGAATCATGTCGGGATGGTCCTGGTAAATATGCGGTCAGAGGTTGAGAAGACAGAGCGTGTAAGAATGAAGTTTTCTCCGGAGACTTCTTACTGCCTGGAGTTGTCTTCCCTGGTCAAAGATTTTCTGGGAGATATGGAAGCTCCTGAGAAGCTGCTTGGAATCGGAATCTCAATTCCCGGGATCATCAGTCGGGAGCAGCATCTTGTTGTGAAATCGCATGCGCTTAAGATCGAAAATTACAGCCTCAGTTTTCTGGAGCAGGCTTTTTCCTGTCCTGTTTATTTTGAAAATGACGCGAATGCAGCTATGCTGGCGGAAGATCTTCATCTGTATCAGGACGCGATCTATCTGTCTCTTAATAATACGCTTGGCGGTGCTTTCTGTATTGACGGGAAACTGTTTGCCGGGCAAAATCAGAAGGCCGGTGAATTTGGCCATATGATCCTGGTTCCGGGTGGCAGACCGTGTTACTGCGGCAAGAAGGGATGCGCAGACGCTTACTGTGCATCCAGCGCGCTGACCGGTGAGCGCTATGAGTCTTTGGAACAGTTTATGGACAGTCTTTCCGCAGGAGAAGCAGATGCCTCTGAAAAATGGGGAGAGTATCTGGACCATCTTGCCGTACTGATCTCCAATCTCCGGATGGCTTATGATATGGATATTATCCTGGGCGGCGAGGTTGGCGGATATCTGCCGGATCATATGCTGCCTCTCGGAGAAAAAGTGATGGAGTACAATGGTTTTGACCGTGATACCAGATATCTTAAGAACTGCAGCTACCGGAAGGAAGCATCTGCAGTTGGCGCGGCGAAGCACTTTTTTCATGAGCTAATCAAAAATATTTAA
- a CDS encoding zinc-dependent alcohol dehydrogenase, which yields MIQQVMTNPGEIIFREVPVPKVGDDQVLVKIMNIGICGSDIHVYHGKHPFTKYPVTQGHEVSGEITELGKNVTGFQVGQKVTIEPQVYCGHCYPCRHGKYNLCEELKVMGFQTTGTASEYFAVDASKVTPIPEEMSYEEGAMIEPLAVAVHAVKQMGDVKGMNIAVLGAGPIGNLVAQSAKGMGAAKVMITDVSDLRLEKAKECGIDVCVNTKEKDFGEAMVEAFGPDKADVIYDCAGNNITMGQAIKYARKGSVIVLVAVFADMATIDLAVANDHELDIKSTMMYRHDDYVDAIDLVNAEKVHLRPLISKTFAFKDYLKAYQYIDANRETTMKVIINVQEK from the coding sequence ATGATCCAGCAGGTAATGACAAATCCAGGAGAGATTATTTTCAGAGAGGTTCCGGTTCCGAAGGTGGGAGATGACCAGGTTCTCGTTAAGATCATGAACATTGGTATCTGCGGTTCCGATATTCATGTATATCACGGCAAGCATCCTTTTACCAAGTATCCGGTGACACAGGGACATGAGGTGTCCGGTGAGATTACAGAGCTGGGAAAGAATGTCACAGGCTTTCAGGTAGGACAGAAGGTAACGATCGAGCCACAGGTATACTGCGGACATTGTTATCCATGCCGCCACGGCAAATATAATCTCTGCGAAGAGCTGAAGGTTATGGGCTTCCAGACAACAGGAACAGCTTCCGAGTATTTTGCGGTAGACGCTTCCAAGGTCACACCGATCCCGGAGGAAATGTCTTATGAGGAAGGTGCGATGATCGAGCCTCTGGCAGTTGCTGTTCACGCAGTGAAACAGATGGGCGATGTGAAGGGGATGAATATTGCTGTTCTTGGTGCCGGCCCCATTGGAAATCTGGTGGCACAGAGTGCCAAAGGAATGGGCGCTGCGAAGGTTATGATCACGGATGTCAGTGATCTTCGCCTTGAGAAAGCGAAAGAGTGCGGTATTGATGTGTGCGTAAATACCAAGGAGAAAGATTTTGGTGAGGCTATGGTGGAAGCCTTTGGCCCGGATAAAGCAGATGTGATCTATGACTGTGCCGGAAATAACATCACCATGGGACAGGCGATCAAATACGCAAGAAAAGGCAGCGTGATCGTGCTGGTAGCTGTTTTTGCGGATATGGCCACCATTGACCTGGCAGTTGCCAATGACCATGAGCTGGATATCAAGAGCACGATGATGTACCGTCATGATGACTATGTGGATGCCATCGATCTTGTGAATGCAGAGAAGGTTCATTTAAGACCGCTGATCTCCAAGACCTTTGCCTTTAAGGATTATCTCAAGGCTTACCAGTATATTGATGCCAACCGTGAGACAACCATGAAGGTTATCATCAACGTGCAGGAGAAATAA